Proteins encoded within one genomic window of Microbacterium sp. zg-B185:
- the argJ gene encoding bifunctional glutamate N-acetyltransferase/amino-acid acetyltransferase ArgJ, with amino-acid sequence MSVTAARGFEAAGVAAGLKSSGKTDVAVVVNRGPLKVGAAVFTSNRAKANPILWSQQAIQDGVVEAIVLNSGGANCFTGTFGFQTTHQTAERAAELLGVSSGDILVCSTGLIGTGDEVFRAKVLDGTADGVAALSPDGGEAASLAIMTTDSRPKRSVVRRGGWSIGGMAKGAGMLAPGLATMLVVITTDAVLDAAAADSALRRATGVTFDRLDSDGCMSTNDQVTLMVSGASGVAPEPEDFTSALTELCLDLATQLQGDAEGASHDIAIRVVHAATEADAVEVGRSVARNNLFKAAIFGNDPNWGRVLAAIGTTEAAFDPYDVDVWMNGVRVCSQGGPDASRDDVDLTPRATDLLIDLRVGEAAATILTNDLTHDYVHENSAYAS; translated from the coding sequence GTGAGCGTCACCGCCGCCCGGGGCTTCGAAGCGGCCGGTGTCGCAGCGGGTCTCAAATCCAGTGGGAAGACCGACGTCGCCGTGGTCGTCAACCGCGGGCCTCTCAAGGTCGGAGCGGCGGTGTTCACCTCCAACCGCGCCAAGGCGAACCCCATTCTCTGGTCCCAGCAGGCCATCCAGGACGGGGTCGTCGAGGCGATCGTCCTGAACTCCGGCGGCGCGAACTGCTTCACAGGCACCTTCGGCTTCCAGACCACGCACCAGACCGCCGAGCGGGCGGCGGAACTGCTCGGTGTCAGCTCGGGCGACATCCTGGTCTGCTCGACGGGTCTGATCGGCACCGGCGACGAGGTCTTCCGCGCGAAGGTCCTCGACGGTACCGCGGACGGCGTCGCCGCCCTGAGCCCGGACGGCGGCGAAGCGGCATCCCTCGCCATCATGACCACCGATTCACGACCGAAGCGCTCCGTCGTCCGGCGGGGCGGATGGTCGATCGGCGGCATGGCCAAGGGCGCCGGGATGCTGGCGCCCGGCTTGGCGACGATGCTTGTCGTGATCACGACCGACGCCGTGCTCGATGCGGCCGCCGCCGACAGCGCGCTGCGCCGCGCGACGGGCGTGACCTTCGACCGGCTCGATTCGGATGGCTGCATGTCGACCAACGACCAGGTCACCCTCATGGTCAGCGGCGCCTCCGGTGTCGCGCCGGAGCCCGAGGATTTCACCTCCGCGCTGACCGAACTGTGCCTCGACCTGGCCACGCAGCTTCAGGGCGATGCCGAGGGCGCCTCGCACGATATCGCCATCCGGGTCGTGCACGCGGCAACCGAAGCCGACGCCGTGGAAGTGGGCCGTTCGGTCGCCCGCAACAACCTGTTCAAAGCCGCGATCTTCGGCAACGACCCCAACTGGGGTCGGGTGCTGGCCGCAATCGGCACCACCGAGGCGGCCTTCGATCCCTACGACGTCGATGTGTGGATGAACGGCGTCCGCGTGTGCAGCCAGGGTGGGCCGGACGCGTCCCGCGACGACGTGGACTTGACCCCGCGGGCAACGGATCTGCTCATCGACCTCAGAGTCGGCGAAGCGGCAGCGACGATCCTGACCAACGATCTGACCCACGACTACGTACACGAGAACAGCGCCTACGCCTCATGA
- the argC gene encoding N-acetyl-gamma-glutamyl-phosphate reductase — protein sequence MTYSVAVSGASGYAGGEILRILAAHPDVEIRTVTAHSNAGQDLVQQQPHLRSLAHLTLQKTAPEVLAGHDIVFLALPHGESGRFTDALSDTPLVIDAGADHRLSARSDWDQFYGGDFHEPWEYGVPELLVHGVKQRERLVGARRIAAPGCNASTVSLSLAPGVAARVIDTSDIVTVLAVGPSGAGKSLKTDLLASEILGSANPYAVGGAHRHIPEIRQALAAAAPEGDVALGSGTPQAAGAGIRISFTPIIVPMARGILATSTAPIAPGATDADIRDAWEAAYGDETFVQLLPPGRFPRTADVMGANTALLGLAIDRDANRVVVVAAVDNLVKGTAGAAIQSMNLALGLPEGRALTTNGLAP from the coding sequence ATGACATATTCGGTCGCCGTATCCGGCGCTTCGGGCTATGCGGGCGGTGAGATCCTGCGGATCCTCGCCGCTCATCCCGACGTCGAGATCCGCACTGTCACCGCGCACTCGAATGCCGGACAGGACCTCGTCCAGCAGCAGCCGCATCTGCGGTCCCTGGCGCATCTGACGCTTCAGAAGACCGCCCCGGAGGTGCTGGCCGGGCACGACATCGTCTTCCTCGCACTCCCGCACGGCGAATCCGGCCGGTTCACCGATGCGCTGTCGGACACCCCCCTGGTCATCGACGCGGGCGCCGACCACCGCCTCTCCGCGCGCAGCGACTGGGACCAGTTCTACGGCGGCGACTTCCACGAGCCGTGGGAGTACGGTGTCCCCGAGCTGCTGGTCCACGGGGTCAAGCAGCGTGAGCGACTGGTCGGCGCACGACGCATCGCCGCGCCCGGATGCAACGCGAGCACGGTGAGCCTCAGCCTCGCGCCCGGTGTCGCAGCCCGCGTGATCGACACCTCCGACATCGTCACCGTGCTCGCCGTCGGCCCGTCCGGCGCCGGCAAGAGCCTGAAGACGGATCTGCTGGCCAGCGAGATCCTCGGCAGCGCCAACCCCTACGCGGTCGGCGGCGCACACCGGCACATCCCCGAGATCCGGCAGGCGCTGGCCGCCGCAGCCCCGGAAGGCGACGTCGCGCTCGGGTCGGGTACGCCGCAGGCTGCCGGTGCGGGCATCCGGATCTCCTTCACGCCGATCATCGTGCCCATGGCTCGCGGCATCCTGGCCACCAGCACGGCTCCGATCGCGCCCGGGGCGACGGATGCCGACATCCGTGACGCCTGGGAAGCCGCGTACGGCGACGAGACCTTCGTACAACTGCTGCCCCCCGGCCGCTTCCCGCGCACCGCCGACGTCATGGGTGCCAACACGGCGCTGCTGGGGCTGGCCATCGACCGGGACGCGAACCGCGTCGTCGTGGTGGCCGCAGTGGACAATCTCGTCAAAGGCACTGCCGGCGCCGCCATCCAGTCGATGAACCTCGCGCTCGGCCTTCCCGAAGGCCGCGCACTGACAACGAACGGACTCGCACCGTGA